From the genome of Methylomonas sp. UP202, one region includes:
- a CDS encoding formylglycine-generating enzyme family protein, whose product MADRLAASLRFYPKPKEDQSQPDILIRAREDEASPPPLQQQTVLQSEHKSALTCKLLTVTACEALESDSRTVSQPIADAPLTPKDCQPLKSGYPPVMPLVRRQKLWPAVKRSLVVKRAHGVDISTLASRIARAEPVRCLPAMRRYYWSGCLTVVWDGSERMAPYFADYQALLNQLLTGRGSDGLTLLNVDSVPGQVMGCRPPKTGGSVSQAAKPAAGGGNVLILSDLGALSASSHAARQWQAYARSIRRAGGRVVAWVPHSPRQVEAETARLIKIYCLDSVGNLQPQTGRLRTVEQRETEHRRMCHLREQLLVRTAFCVRVEMPLLRAVRVLRPDTAVEPGLEGLVWSYRPVVRASEVSRPLAADYQAGYRALFRGLPVEEQQAALDCVLNIHDWQGRSTGVLETLIWESHVNGIAANSRRERVVDARAWIAAFRAARRAQGNTRELAEFAQDVLSRNWGDAVFQKLQSPWLSELWASSGLTEIPVGLLSSDLDRVGVSDDGRQSYRLVQVGSRLWLWPETEPLPNLAVSMLNVPRIFKSVEVATNAPFSRRRFQPNGERLPILEQVADQTCDLIHDGKRYHLSHLQRPAWAGRFGRDRCGIFAELLLTTENCTAAQSFRWIEPGTFLVGSPEDEPERRENEGPQHLVTISRGFWLADTACTQALWLAVMGNNPSKFNDEPNRPVERVSWNDVQAFLEKLQMLLPGDEADLPSEAEWEYACRAGTTTPFSFGANIAPAQVNYQGELPYAGGEPGEYRHRTVPVKTLPANPWGLYEMHGNVGEWCKDGRREYGAAAQIDPLGPSGQDRPRVIRGGSWYSDARWSRSAHRHANLPVSALFILGFRLCLRSIGPGQAAGGPAGSPGRASGASPDAPGEADTERDGLADKLAAIFKPDPKPKRRS is encoded by the coding sequence ATGGCAGACCGGTTGGCGGCGAGCCTGCGTTTTTATCCAAAACCCAAAGAAGACCAGAGCCAACCAGACATTCTTATCCGCGCGCGGGAAGACGAGGCCAGCCCACCGCCGTTACAGCAACAAACCGTTTTGCAGTCCGAGCACAAAAGTGCCTTGACCTGCAAACTGTTGACCGTCACCGCTTGCGAAGCTCTGGAATCCGATAGCCGAACCGTGTCGCAACCGATTGCCGACGCACCTCTGACGCCGAAGGATTGTCAGCCGCTTAAATCCGGTTATCCGCCGGTGATGCCTTTGGTGCGTCGGCAAAAACTCTGGCCGGCGGTCAAGCGGTCGTTGGTGGTGAAACGCGCCCATGGCGTGGATATAAGTACGCTGGCCTCACGAATTGCCCGAGCGGAACCCGTGCGTTGCTTACCGGCCATGCGGCGTTATTATTGGAGTGGATGTCTAACCGTCGTTTGGGACGGAAGCGAGCGGATGGCGCCGTATTTCGCGGACTACCAAGCCTTACTGAATCAATTGTTGACTGGTCGCGGCAGCGATGGCCTGACCCTTTTAAACGTTGATAGCGTGCCTGGCCAGGTGATGGGATGTCGGCCGCCCAAAACCGGGGGGAGCGTTAGCCAAGCCGCCAAGCCAGCGGCTGGCGGCGGTAACGTTCTGATTCTGTCGGATTTGGGGGCGTTAAGCGCGTCTTCGCACGCCGCTCGGCAATGGCAGGCATATGCACGAAGCATTCGGCGGGCGGGCGGGCGGGTCGTCGCCTGGGTACCGCATTCTCCGCGCCAAGTCGAGGCCGAGACCGCGCGATTGATAAAAATTTATTGCTTAGACTCGGTGGGAAATCTGCAACCGCAAACCGGCCGCTTGCGAACGGTCGAGCAACGCGAGACCGAGCACAGGCGCATGTGCCATCTGCGCGAACAATTACTTGTCAGGACGGCTTTTTGTGTGCGAGTGGAGATGCCGTTATTGCGTGCCGTCCGGGTTTTACGGCCCGATACCGCCGTCGAACCCGGATTGGAAGGGTTGGTCTGGAGTTATCGGCCGGTTGTCAGAGCCAGCGAGGTTTCTCGGCCTTTGGCCGCTGATTACCAAGCTGGCTATCGGGCTCTTTTTCGTGGCTTGCCGGTTGAAGAACAGCAAGCCGCATTGGATTGCGTTCTAAATATCCACGACTGGCAAGGCCGTTCGACCGGCGTGTTGGAAACCTTGATTTGGGAAAGTCACGTTAATGGTATCGCGGCAAATTCCAGACGTGAGCGAGTGGTGGACGCGAGAGCTTGGATAGCCGCTTTCCGTGCGGCTCGGCGAGCGCAAGGCAATACTAGAGAACTGGCCGAGTTTGCCCAAGACGTGTTGTCCCGAAACTGGGGGGATGCCGTGTTTCAGAAACTGCAATCGCCGTGGCTGAGCGAATTGTGGGCTTCGAGCGGTCTGACCGAGATACCGGTGGGACTTCTGTCTTCGGATTTGGACCGGGTCGGTGTTTCAGACGATGGGCGGCAATCTTACCGGCTGGTACAGGTCGGCTCCCGCTTGTGGTTGTGGCCGGAAACCGAACCGTTACCGAACCTTGCCGTGTCGATGTTGAATGTGCCGCGGATATTTAAGTCCGTCGAGGTTGCCACCAATGCGCCATTTAGCCGCCGGCGATTCCAGCCAAACGGCGAGCGTTTACCAATACTCGAACAGGTAGCGGATCAAACTTGCGATTTGATTCATGATGGAAAACGCTATCACTTGAGCCATTTACAGCGTCCCGCCTGGGCTGGGCGATTCGGTCGCGATCGTTGCGGAATCTTCGCCGAATTGTTGCTGACTACGGAGAATTGCACCGCAGCGCAATCCTTCCGCTGGATAGAGCCGGGGACTTTTTTGGTGGGCTCGCCGGAGGATGAACCGGAACGACGTGAAAATGAGGGTCCACAACATCTAGTTACCATAAGTCGGGGATTCTGGTTGGCCGACACCGCCTGTACTCAAGCCTTGTGGCTGGCGGTGATGGGCAATAACCCTAGCAAGTTCAATGACGAACCCAATCGGCCGGTGGAAAGAGTCAGTTGGAATGATGTGCAAGCATTTCTGGAAAAACTGCAAATGTTGTTGCCCGGTGATGAGGCCGATTTACCCTCAGAGGCCGAATGGGAATACGCCTGCCGGGCCGGCACCACCACTCCGTTCAGTTTCGGCGCCAACATCGCCCCGGCGCAAGTCAACTACCAGGGCGAATTGCCGTATGCCGGCGGCGAGCCAGGCGAGTACCGGCATCGGACCGTGCCGGTCAAAACCCTGCCGGCCAATCCGTGGGGCTTGTACGAAATGCATGGCAATGTGGGCGAATGGTGCAAGGATGGGCGTCGCGAATACGGCGCGGCGGCGCAAATCGACCCGCTTGGGCCGAGCGGCCAAGATCGGCCCCGTGTGATTCGCGGCGGCTCCTGGTACAGCGACGCCAGGTGGTCGCGCTCGGCCCACCGCCACGCGAACCTGCCCGTCAGCGCCCTCTTCATCCTGGGCTTTCGGCTTTGCCTGAGGTCCATCGGGCCCGGTCAGGCAGCGGGTGGCCCGGCGGGATCGCCGGGCCGGGCGAGCGGAGCGAGCCCCGACGCGCCAGGGGAGGCCGACACCGAGCGGGACGGGCTTGCCGACAAACTGG